Proteins encoded by one window of Salvia splendens isolate huo1 chromosome 5, SspV2, whole genome shotgun sequence:
- the LOC121805183 gene encoding very-long-chain 3-oxoacyl-CoA reductase 1-like, whose amino-acid sequence MADCILEQLKSQPTWLLLLFSLGSFSLLKLSISFLNWAYVNFLRPAKNLKKYGSWAVITGPTDGIGKSFAFQLARKGLNLVLVGRNPSKLEGVSGAIKSKFGAIQIKTVVVDFSGELEDGVSRIKAAIEGLDVGLLINNVGVSYPYARFFHEVDEKLLNDLIKVNVVGTTKVTQAVLPGMVERKKGAIVNIGSGAAIVIPSDPLYSVYAATKAYIDQFSRCLYVEYKKSGIDVQCQVPLYVATKMASIRRSSFFVPSADGYARAALRWIGYEPRCTPYWPHTLLWAVANSVPESAIDAWRLKFCLAIRKRGQLKDSRKEE is encoded by the exons ATGGCGGATTGCATCTTGGAGCAGCTCAAATCTCAGCCCACATGGcttctcctcctcttctccCTCGGCTCCTTCTCTCTCCTCAAACTCTCCATCTCCTTCCTCAATTGGGCCTACGTCAATTTCCTCCGCCCCGCCAAAAATCTCAAGAAATACGGCTCCTGGGCAGTAATCACGGGCCCCACCGACGGCATCGGCAAATCCTTCGCATTCCAGCTGGCGCGTAAAGGTCTCAACTTGGTTCTAGTCGGCCGAAACCCTAGCAAGCTCGAGGGGGTCTCGGGCGCGATTAAATCCAAATTCGGGGCGATTCAGATCAAGACGGTGGTGGTGGACTTCTCGGGCGAATTAGAAGACGGGGTATCGAGGATTAAGGCGGCGATCGAGGGTTTGGATGTGGGTTTGCTGATTAACAATGTTGGGGTTTCGTATCCGTACGCGCGATTCTTCCACGAGGTGGATGAGAAGCTGCTGAATGATTTGATTAAGGTGAATGTTGTTGGGACCACGAAGGTGACGCAGGCGGTGTTGCCCGGGATGGTGGAGAGGAAAAAGGGGGCGATTGTGAATATTGGCTCCGGTGCTGCTATTGTTATTCCTTCTGATCCGCTTTACTCTGTTTATGCTGCTACTAAAGC GTATATTGATCAGTTTTCAAGATGTCTATACGTTGAGTACAAAAAGAGTGGGATTGACGTACAGTGTCAG GTACCGCTGTACGTTGCCACAAAGATGGCATCAATCAGAAGGTCGTCCTTCTTCGTTCCATCAGCAGACGGTTATGCTCGTGCAGCTTTGCGTTGGATTGGTTACGAACCCCGCTGCACTCCTTACTGGCCTCACACCCTCCTATGGGCTGTGGCAAATTCAGTGCCCGAGTCAGCCATTGACGCTTGGCGTCTCAAGTTCTGCCTCGCCATTAGAAAGCGAGGACAACTCAAGGATTCGAGGAAAGAGGAGTAG